One region of Pogona vitticeps strain Pit_001003342236 chromosome 1, PviZW2.1, whole genome shotgun sequence genomic DNA includes:
- the POMT2 gene encoding protein O-mannosyl-transferase 2: MWGGGAGRETRLPVVHCAQTTKGRQEAPPVKGRMPPAANKNGQAALGLRPRKPLRLANGSALPASAARNPGWFWSPLGLVSLLSFATRFYRLREPPHICWDETHFGKMGSYYINRTFFFDVHPPLGKMLIGLAGYLSGYNGTFPFQKPGDKYEQHNYIGMRGFCAFLGSCLVPICYLTVLELSKSLPAAVLTAAILIFDTGFITLSQYILLDPILMFFLMGAVLSMVKYNSCANRSFSAPWWFWLCLTGINLAGAMGVKFVGLFVVLLVGMNTICDLWELLGDLSLSMVTLGKHFLARVLCLIMLPLALYTALFAVHFTVLNRSGPGDGFFSSGFQSRLIGNNLHNVSVPEHLAYGSVVTVKNLRMAGGYLHSHWHLYPEGVGARQQQVTAYLHKDLNNLWIIKRHNVNADYSDPSFPVEFVKHGDVIRLEHKETSRNLHSHHHEAPLTRKHLQVTGYGINGTGDSNDFWRIEVVGRKLGNRIKVLRSQIRLIHVATGCILGSTGKTLPKWGWEQVEVTCTPYQKETPNTLWNVEDHINPRLPNISLDVLKPSFPEILLESHMVMIRGNSGLKPKENEVTSKPWHWPINYQGLRFSGVNETDYRVYLLGNPVIWWINLITIGLYIVMATFVSMAIKRGVQLTTEHKELSQVLLYGGGRIMLGWLLHYFPFFMMGRVLYFHHYFPAMLFSMMLTGITWDVFLKFCAGPLSANNRRRKVYNYGIALLILLSMYSFYLFHPLSYGMVGPLASDPISPMAGLRWLETWEF; this comes from the exons atgtggggggggggggcagggagagagactCGGCTTCCCGTTGTGCATTGCGCGCAAACTACGAAGGGCCGGCAGGAGGCGCCTCCCGTCAAGGGGCGAATGCCGCCGGCGGCGAACAAGAACGGCCAGGCCGCGCTGGGCCTGCGGCCGCGAAAACCACTCAGGCTGGCGAATGGCTCCGCGTTGCCCGCCTCCGCCGCTCGGAATCCCGGGTGGTTCTGGAGCCCGCTCGGCCTCGTCTCGCTCCTCAGCTTCGCCACGCGCTTCTACCGCCTGCGGGAACCGCCGCACATCTG TTGGGATGAAACACATTTTGGAAAGATGGGAAGCTATTACATTAACCGGACCTTTTTCTTTGATGTCCATCCACCTCTGGGGAAG ATGTTGATAGGACttgctggctacctgagtggctATAATGGCACATTTCCTTTCCAGAAGCCAGGGGACAAATATGAACAACACAATTACATAGGAATGAGAGGG ttctgtGCATTCCTGGGTTCATGCCTAGTCCCCATCTGTTACCTCACAGTGCTGGAGCTGTCCAAATCACTCCCTGCAGCAGTGCTCACAGCTGCCATTTTGATTTTTG ACACAGGGTTCATCACTCTTTCTCAATATATTCTGCTTGATCCTATTCTGATGTTCTTCCTTATGGGAGCCGTACTCAGTATGGTCAAGTATAATTCCTGTGCAAACAG gTCCTTTTCTGCCCCCTGGTGGTTCTGGTTGTGTCTGACTGGAATAAATCTTGCGGGTGCAATGGGTGTGAAATTTGTTGGGCTTTTTGTAGTCCTCTTGGTTGGAATGAACACAATCTGTGATCTTTGGGAGTTGCTGGGAGACCTCAGCCTCTCGATG GTCACTCTTGGGAAACACTTTCTGGCTCGTGTACTCTGCCTCATTATGCTGCCACTTGCCCTGTACACAGCCCTGTTTGCTGTTCATTTCACAGTCTTAAATAGAAG TGGGCCTGGTGATGGCTTTTTCAGCTCTGGATTTCAATCCCGCCTGATTGGTAACAACCTTCATAACGTATCTGTTCCAGAGC ACTTGGCCTATGGCTCTGTGGTAACAGTGAAAAACCTTCGTATGGCAGGTGGCTATCTTCACTCGCATTGGCATCTGTATCCCGAGGGAGTTGGGGCACGGCAGCAGCAG GTCACTGCATACTTACACAAAGACTTGAATAACTTGTGGATTATAAAGAGGCACAATGTGAATGCAG ATTATTCTGACCCATCTTTCCCTGTGGAGTTTGTGAAGCATGGAGATGTTATCCGTCTGGAGCACAAAGA GACATCTAGAAACCTGCACAGTCATCACCATGAAGCCCCTTTGACTCGAAAGCATCTTCAGGTCACAGGATATGGCATA AATGGAACTGGAGACTCCAATGATTTCTGGCGAATTGAGGTTGTGGGAAGAAAACTTGGAAATCGCATCAAAGTCCTACGCAGTCAAATCCGTCTGATTCATGTGGCTACGGGCTGCATTTTGGGCTCAACTGGAAAAACACTACCAAAGTG GGGCTGGGAGCAGGTAGAAGTGACTTGCACTCCATATCAGAAGGAGACGCCTAATACTCTCTGGAATGTTGAAGACCACATCAATCCCCGGT TGCCCAATATCAGTTTGGATGTTCTGAAACCTTCCTTCCCAGAGATTCTGCTGGAGTCTCACATGGTTATGATCCGA GGAAACAGTGGCCTCAAGCCAAAGGAGAACGAAGTCACATCTAAACCTTGGCACTGGCCCATCAATTATCAG GGCCTCCGTTTTTCTGGAGTCAATGAAACAGATTATAGAGTTTATTTACTGGGAAACCCG GTGATTTGGTGGATAAACTTAATCACTATTGGATTGTACATTGTAATGGCAACATTTGTCTCCATGGCTATAAAGAGGGGAGTTCAGCTGACAACTGAGCACAAAG AGCTTTCTCAAGTCCTGTTGTATGGTGGAGGAAGAATTATGTTGGGATGGCTGCTCCATTACTTTCCCTTCTTCATGATGGGCAGAGTGCTCTACTTTCATCATTACTTCCCTGCCATGCTTTTTTCCATGATGCTGACAG GGATTACTTGGGATGTATTCCTGAAATTCTGTGCTGGGCCTCTTTCAGCCAATAATCGAAGAAGGAAGGTTTATAATTATGGGATAGCACTGTTGATCTTGCTCAGTATGTACAG CTTCTACCTCTTCCATCCTCTCTCCTATGGAATGGTAGGACCTCTGGCTTCTGATCCCATTAGCCCAATGGCAGGGCTCAGATGGCTGGAGACATGGGAGTTTTAG